The genome window GGGACAAAAATTTTGTGAGGCAGTTTAGAAAAGAGGTTGTTCTCCTTTTTCAAAATCCTGACAGTATGCTTTTTAATCCTACTGTTTATGATGAGATTGCTTTTGGCCTTCGCCAGCTTAGCTTAGATAATATAGACGAAAAGGTCAAATACTGGGCTGATAAACTGGGGATTTACAAATATTTAGACAGACCTCCTTTTGAGCTTTCCGGGGGAGAAAAACAAAAGGTCTGCCTTGCATCACTCCTTGCTTTAGAACCAGAAGTTTTACTGCTTGATGAGCCTACAGCAAACCTTGACCCACGAAGTATAGGCTGGCTGGTTGATTTCCTGTATGAGCTTGATATTACAGTTGTTACCACAACCCACAACTTAAGCCTGTCTTTAGAGCTTGGGGAGAGGGGACTTGTTTTATCAGAAAATCATCAGCTTATATATGACGGTAATCTTGAGGAGTTTATTAAAGATATAGACAGGCTAAAAGAGGCCAACCTGATACATATCCACAAACACAGACACGGTAATGTTATCCATACCCACTACCACATCCATGACTTTTGATTTAGGTTATACTATATTAATGAATATCCATTCATCAGGAGGATTAAAATGTGTAAAGATTGTGGTTGTTCTATAACGGATACACATCATCACCATGACCATGAACACCATCATCACCATCATCATGGAAATCCAACCCTTGAGGATAAAAAAACTGTTGAGGTAATTACAAAAATCCTTGATGCAAATGATAAACAGGCAGAAAGCAACAGAAAACATTTTGACCAGCACGGAATTTTTGCAATAAATCTTATGAGCTCTCCTGGTGCTGGGAAAACAACCCTTTTGGAAAAAACCATTGAACTGCTTGGAGATGAGCTGAAAATTGGTGTTATAGAAGGAGATTTAGAGACTAATAGGGACGCAGAGAGAATAAGAGCCAAAGGGGTTCCTGCATATCAAATCACAACCGGGCAGGCATGTCATCTTGATGCTTTTATGGTTCATGATGGAATTCATCATATGCCCCTTGAAGAGCTTGATATTGTATTTGTGGAAAATGTTGGAAACCTTGTTTGCCCTGCTTCTTACGATATAGGAACACATCTGAATGTTGTGCTACTCTCTGTTCCTGAAGGAGATGATAAACCGGCTAAATACCCTGTGATGTTTAGAAGTGCAGACCTGATGCTTATTACAAAGATAGACCTTCTTCCTTACTTTGATTTTGATATCAAAAAGGCTATTGAAGAGGCAAGAGCTTTAAATCCTAAAATGGATGTTATTCAGGTTTCCACAAAAACAGGAGAAGGCTTGGATAAATGGATTAATTATATAAAGCTAAAATCTTCTCTGAGAAGCATAGTATAACCTTTAGCCTCTGCTTTGATATTGTGATTAAATATTTTTATACTTATATTTGTATAAAAAAAGCAGGGGTTTTGAATTGTCTAAAATAAAGAAATTTTCAAAGGAAGAAAAAAAACAAGAAATAGTAAGAACAGCTTGTAAACTGTTTGCAGAAAGGGGGTACTATAATACAACTATTCCAGATATAGCAGAAGCTATGGGAATGAGTGTTGGAAATCTTTATAACTATTTCAGCTCAAAAGAAGAACTTGCCAAATATATAATGAGATATTCTTCAAGACTTCTTGGGGATGAGATTAGGAAAATAAATGAAGAAAACATAACCACCAGAGAAAAAATTTACAAAGTTGTAAGAAGATTTTTTGAAATTGCTCAACAACAACCTGAGCTGATTGAATATTTTCTTAGAGTATTTTTGTCAAACAGAGAAGTTTTTGAGGAAGGATGTGAAGGATTTTTGTGTGTAAGTGAGGTAGTAACGGAGCTTATGCTATTTCTGGAAGAGGGAGCGAGAAAAGGAGACCTTAGACAACAGGATTTCTTCCCTGCCTTTGTTACACTGATGGGTCCCCTTGGTGGAATGGTTTTCCTGCAGGGAGAAAATGTCATGCCAAAAACACCTATAGAATACTCAGATGAACTTGCAGAGAATATCTGGCGTGCTTTGAAAAATGACTAAAAAAACTCTATTGTGGCTTCAAGGGTTAAGCTGTAATGGAAATTCCCAGTCTCTCTTAAATGCGGAAAACCCATCTTTTTATGAAATTTTTTCAAAAGTTGAGATTATCTTCCATCCGGAAATTAGTTATAAAGAAGATATAGAGAAAGTTTTAGATAAAGTTTTAACAGGAAAGAAAAAGGTAAATTTTCTGGTAATAGAAGGTAGTATAACAACAGATAAGCGTTTCAACAGAATAGGAGAACTTTCAATAGGTGAAATTGTTTTAGAGCTGAAGGACAAAGTTGATTATATTATTGCAGCTGGTAATTGTGCATCATTTGGTAATATTCCTGCTACTTTTACAGGAAATCCTGATGTAAAAGGTTTACAGTTCACCTTCAAAGAAAAAAAAGGTTTTCTACCTCCTGATTTTAAAACCAAATCAGGATATCCAGTTATAAATATCCCCGGATGTCCTATGCATCCTGCATGGTTTATGCAGACTTTAATAGCTCTTCTTGAAGGCAGAGATATACTTTTAGATGAATTTAATAGACCAAAAGAACTTTTTATGTATCTTTCCCACGATGGATGTATCAGGAATGAGTATTTTGAGTGGAAAGCAGAGGCAGAGGAGTTTGGA of Persephonella sp. IF05-L8 contains these proteins:
- the hypB gene encoding hydrogenase nickel incorporation protein HypB produces the protein MCKDCGCSITDTHHHHDHEHHHHHHHGNPTLEDKKTVEVITKILDANDKQAESNRKHFDQHGIFAINLMSSPGAGKTTLLEKTIELLGDELKIGVIEGDLETNRDAERIRAKGVPAYQITTGQACHLDAFMVHDGIHHMPLEELDIVFVENVGNLVCPASYDIGTHLNVVLLSVPEGDDKPAKYPVMFRSADLMLITKIDLLPYFDFDIKKAIEEARALNPKMDVIQVSTKTGEGLDKWINYIKLKSSLRSIV
- a CDS encoding Ni/Fe hydrogenase codes for the protein MTKKTLLWLQGLSCNGNSQSLLNAENPSFYEIFSKVEIIFHPEISYKEDIEKVLDKVLTGKKKVNFLVIEGSITTDKRFNRIGELSIGEIVLELKDKVDYIIAAGNCASFGNIPATFTGNPDVKGLQFTFKEKKGFLPPDFKTKSGYPVINIPGCPMHPAWFMQTLIALLEGRDILLDEFNRPKELFMYLSHDGCIRNEYFEWKAEAEEFGHKEGCLFYNLGCRGPMTHAPCNKILWNRISSKTRAGMPCIGCTEFDFPLREDFFETKKNMGIPEEVPLGVSKRAYITITGVAKTLKNERVSKKLEETN
- a CDS encoding TetR/AcrR family transcriptional regulator, with product MSKIKKFSKEEKKQEIVRTACKLFAERGYYNTTIPDIAEAMGMSVGNLYNYFSSKEELAKYIMRYSSRLLGDEIRKINEENITTREKIYKVVRRFFEIAQQQPELIEYFLRVFLSNREVFEEGCEGFLCVSEVVTELMLFLEEGARKGDLRQQDFFPAFVTLMGPLGGMVFLQGENVMPKTPIEYSDELAENIWRALKND
- a CDS encoding ABC transporter ATP-binding protein, producing the protein MVKVENLFFKYENKEVLKDISFSIKKGEKVVLLGINGSGKSTLLKILNGLIFAQQGKYFYKNTQITSKQLRDKNFVRQFRKEVVLLFQNPDSMLFNPTVYDEIAFGLRQLSLDNIDEKVKYWADKLGIYKYLDRPPFELSGGEKQKVCLASLLALEPEVLLLDEPTANLDPRSIGWLVDFLYELDITVVTTTHNLSLSLELGERGLVLSENHQLIYDGNLEEFIKDIDRLKEANLIHIHKHRHGNVIHTHYHIHDF